One part of the Pyrinomonadaceae bacterium genome encodes these proteins:
- a CDS encoding COX15/CtaA family protein: MSKGVHRFALFLAGATFFLIIAGANVTSRDAGLATSDWPLSNGQFFPKMVGNLYWEHGHRMIAASVGFLTIILAIYLQVRERRSWVKRLGWAALGLVIVQGLLGGLTVKMNLPLAVSSAHGTLAQLFFLTTVSLAVFTSRSWIDAPARVHEPSGGISLRSLCVASLILILAQLVLGATLRHSASWDQWLPTSLLIAHITGAIIVTLSLSVTVMTVLLRHREEKFLTRPAAIAVGLLFVQLMLGVAAYLTRAASPYDPQPLNPMITVTVSHVACGALVFATTIVLTLRVFRVLRAEQARDVGVLATA; encoded by the coding sequence ATGTCCAAAGGGGTTCATCGGTTCGCGCTGTTTTTGGCGGGAGCCACGTTCTTTCTCATCATCGCGGGCGCGAATGTCACCAGCCGTGATGCCGGGCTAGCGACCTCAGACTGGCCGCTGTCGAACGGGCAATTCTTTCCCAAGATGGTTGGTAATCTGTATTGGGAACACGGCCATCGGATGATTGCCGCGAGCGTCGGCTTCCTGACAATCATTCTCGCGATCTATCTGCAGGTGCGCGAGCGGCGTTCATGGGTCAAGCGTCTGGGGTGGGCGGCTCTCGGCTTGGTGATTGTGCAGGGACTGCTTGGCGGACTAACCGTCAAGATGAATCTGCCGCTCGCCGTTTCGTCCGCTCACGGGACATTGGCTCAATTGTTCTTTCTCACCACGGTAAGTTTAGCGGTGTTCACATCGCGAAGCTGGATCGATGCGCCGGCGAGGGTGCACGAACCAAGCGGCGGCATTTCGCTGCGCTCGTTGTGTGTCGCGTCGCTCATTTTGATTCTGGCGCAACTGGTGCTGGGCGCAACGCTGCGGCATTCGGCTAGTTGGGACCAGTGGTTGCCGACCAGTCTGCTTATTGCGCACATCACGGGAGCGATCATCGTTACGCTTTCACTAAGCGTTACGGTAATGACAGTGCTCCTGCGGCATCGCGAAGAGAAGTTTCTGACGCGGCCGGCGGCAATCGCTGTGGGGCTGCTGTTTGTGCAGTTAATGTTGGGGGTAGCTGCGTATTTGACGCGCGCCGCGTCGCCTTACGATCCGCAGCCCCTGAATCCGATGATTACCGTAACGGTTTCGCACGTCGCCTGCGGCGCTCTGGTATTCGCGACGACCATCGTCCTGACGTTGCGGGTGTTCCGGGTCTTGCGGGCTGAGCAGGCGAGAGATGTTGGGGTTCTGGCTACTGCGTAA